From the genome of Haloferax mediterranei ATCC 33500, one region includes:
- a CDS encoding putative sodium/potassium/calcium exchanger: MKYRQRFALVTFLVVGLLVGTAAPAAAAGTGTVASAAPVADLSGDDLFSDHETVADDDDGDDSDEVEVDTEDGEIEHDGDDAEVEDDEDDLDFESNEDDDEVDIDFDEQEIEQDGDDLEVEDDEDDLDFENDGDEVEAESGDHDIEQDDDDLEVEDSEEDLDFESDDGGDDVDVENGDEEIEQRGESVDVETDEVEYERGGNKFEDDSDDLEFENEDVEVERDHGEVEIETDEHEIEHDGEKLEVEKAGFNFENLGEEDDVDVEADDIEVEQDDDDAEVEDEDGLDFENDGDRLEFEDDSGTIDLEATDDAADVEFDGGEIEQLEDALEVETDDTDFENNGDEVELETDDHDIEQSDDDVDVEDDEDDIDFESFDGGDAVDFETEDHDIEQVGDEVDVEDDEDGSEFENDGDEVEFETDDHDIEQSGENLDVEDDDGVDLESDGETVDLEQEDEDTEA, translated from the coding sequence ATGAAATACAGACAGCGGTTTGCACTGGTGACGTTCCTCGTGGTCGGCCTGCTTGTCGGCACCGCGGCGCCGGCGGCAGCTGCGGGGACGGGGACCGTCGCCAGTGCCGCACCCGTAGCGGACCTGTCCGGTGACGACCTCTTTAGCGACCACGAGACGGTCGCAGATGACGACGATGGCGACGATAGCGATGAGGTAGAGGTCGACACTGAGGATGGCGAAATAGAACACGACGGCGACGATGCCGAAGTAGAGGACGACGAAGACGATCTCGACTTCGAGTCCAACGAGGACGATGACGAAGTCGATATCGACTTCGACGAGCAAGAGATCGAGCAGGACGGTGATGATCTCGAAGTAGAAGACGACGAAGACGACCTTGACTTCGAGAACGACGGAGATGAGGTCGAAGCGGAGTCCGGCGACCACGACATCGAGCAGGACGATGACGACCTCGAGGTCGAGGACAGCGAAGAGGACCTCGACTTCGAGAGTGACGACGGCGGTGACGACGTCGACGTTGAGAACGGCGACGAAGAAATCGAGCAGCGCGGCGAGAGCGTCGACGTCGAAACCGACGAGGTCGAGTACGAACGCGGTGGCAACAAGTTCGAAGACGACTCAGACGACCTCGAATTCGAAAACGAGGATGTCGAGGTCGAACGCGACCACGGCGAGGTCGAGATCGAGACTGACGAGCACGAAATCGAACACGACGGTGAGAAACTCGAAGTTGAAAAGGCGGGCTTCAACTTCGAAAACCTCGGAGAAGAGGACGATGTCGATGTGGAGGCCGACGATATAGAGGTCGAACAGGACGACGACGATGCTGAAGTCGAGGACGAAGATGGCCTCGACTTCGAGAACGATGGCGACCGCCTCGAATTCGAAGACGATTCAGGTACAATCGACTTAGAGGCGACCGACGACGCTGCTGACGTCGAATTCGATGGTGGAGAGATCGAACAGCTCGAAGACGCCCTCGAAGTCGAGACCGACGACACCGACTTCGAGAATAACGGAGACGAGGTCGAACTCGAAACGGACGACCACGACATCGAGCAGAGCGATGACGATGTCGATGTCGAAGACGACGAAGACGACATCGACTTCGAGAGCTTCGACGGCGGTGATGCCGTTGACTTCGAGACTGAGGACCACGACATCGAACAGGTCGGTGACGAGGTCGATGTCGAAGACGACGAGGACGGCTCAGAATTCGAAAACGATGGAGATGAGGTCGAATTCGAGACCGACGACCACGACATCGAGCAAAGCGGCGAGAACCTCGATGTCGAGGACGACGACGGCGTCGACCTCGAATCCGACGGTGAAACCGTCGACCTCGAACAGGAGGACGAAGACACCGAGGCGTGA